In Bacteroidota bacterium, the sequence AACTTTTTCTCTAACTTTAAAAACACCTAATAACTTATGTTCATAATCCACTACAATTGAAGATTCTTCAACAAGGTCATCATTTTTAAAATCCGAACCCATCCATGATTGCATCATCATTGAAGGAGGAATTTTTATCATTCTTTCTATTGACGGTATCCAATTCCACATTTCTTTATCTCTTTTCAAAAAAACTTGTCCTCTTTCTTTAACAGGCTCTGTGATGTAAATTAAAAAATAGTCTGAACCCTTTGACCATGTTTTCATTGAAATTGACCTTTCCCATGAAGGGCGAACAATAGTCATTTTCATTTCTCCGAAACTTGTTTTTCCTCTATGCTTTTGATCTGCTTTTATTATTATTTCAGTTGCAGTTTGTGCATAGGAACAAGCAAACAAACTAAATATAAGTGTTAATGTAAAAATGACTTTTTTCATGTTTTTATATTTTTAATTTTGTTGAAATTTATTTTCATTTGTGTAATTCTTTTAAATAATGAATACTGACCACGTTCGCTGTAGCTTTAGCGGTTGCGAAACAAGGAATTTTGAATAATGAAGTTTTAACTATCTGCAATAATACAGGATGTTTTTTTTATTTCAGTATTCGTTATTCCTTGTTCAGTATTCGATATTCTTTTCATGTGTTTTTATTATTTATTTATCATATATTTTTAAAATTCTTTTTTTAAGTTTTTCTATAGGAAAATATTCTGGTGCTGCCATGTAATCAACTCCCACACCATCAAGCACTGAGAAAAAGAAAAGCGTTTCTATTTCAGGATCTTCATAGTTGTTTCGTTCAAAATAATCAGTAAGCATGGAAGAAAAAGGTTGAATTTTTTCCATTAATTTATTTTTGACCAAATCAAACACATGGGGTTGAAATATTAAGCTAAAATACAATCTCCAGAAATGACCGTTTTTTTCTAAGCTTTCAAATGAAAAATTAATGTAATTTATTAATTCACTGTGCTGAAGTATTCCATCCTTATTTTCATCAAAATTTTCGAATAACTTATCAAAACCATCAAAAATTATTGTTTTCAATAATTCATCTTTACTTCTAAAATAATGATAAATCAAGCCTTTTGAAATATTAGCAGATTTTGCAATATTATTTATCGAGGTGGAATAAAACCCTTTTTCAGCAAAACTCTCCAATGCAGTATTCATAATTAACTGCTTCTTATTTCCCTTAATTTCACT encodes:
- a CDS encoding outer membrane lipoprotein-sorting protein; amino-acid sequence: MKKVIFTLTLIFSLFACSYAQTATEIIIKADQKHRGKTSFGEMKMTIVRPSWERSISMKTWSKGSDYFLIYITEPVKERGQVFLKRDKEMWNWIPSIERMIKIPPSMMMQSWMGSDFKNDDLVEESSIVVDYEHKLLGVFKVREKVCYKIELTPKPDAAVVWGKIITWITKDGLNQWSTKYFDEDGYLVNVEKAYEIKQMGDRNIPTRIEIIPVEKDGHKTILEIKKMEFDKKIDDSFFSQQNMKRIR
- a CDS encoding TetR/AcrR family transcriptional regulator; amino-acid sequence: MVANKEELYSEIKGNKKQLIMNTALESFAEKGFYSTSINNIAKSANISKGLIYHYFRSKDELLKTIIFDGFDKLFENFDENKDGILQHSELINYINFSFESLEKNGHFWRLYFSLIFQPHVFDLVKNKLMEKIQPFSSMLTDYFERNNYEDPEIETLFFFSVLDGVGVDYMAAPEYFPIEKLKKRILKIYDK